From the Xiphophorus hellerii strain 12219 chromosome 20, Xiphophorus_hellerii-4.1, whole genome shotgun sequence genome, the window CCTAGCTGAGTTACCTCGGTTCAACCCGGAGCTGACTTGACCGAAACGAACCGCAGCAGAACTTCGGAGCGGGCCCAGCATGGGAGCTCATCGCAGCGAAGGAGGCCGGGAGTGGCTGGAGCAGGTCGGAGCGGAACATCCGGACCAGAACCCGGTAAGAATCCCGAAGGAGGAGGCAGCTAGCGGCGGCTAACGGGGCAGCTAGCTACGGCTAACAGAGCAGCCCCCATTTTAGCTTAAAAtagtaaatgtaacaaatttagATTACTTGCAatattctttgattaaattggtgtcagtttttagttttctataattttcagttttatttcattttcttattttgttttggtttttgtttagtttttttcaccTTTGGTAATTGACgtatttacttttaatgttattcTTTTACTTTAAGCAAATCAAgctataataaaataaatgttattttagtttttttgaatGGAAGCCTATTTCCGCCActctggtaaaataaataaatctcatttaaaGATACTCTCTcgaaataatgagatactatcaaGATCTGTATAGGTAAGTGTGTGTTTTAGCCGTTTATGTTAAATTTTTGAATtgtaatttctaccaatttcttttttgttttttagacaGAATATATGTAAGTTAGTTTAAAAccaaaatctgtaattaatttatACATTTGGAATTGTTTAGATTACTTTGGTAACTGTTAGATCCTCTCATTAATTTGAGTAATTCAGAAGACACCTGGTACATTGATGGCGTTTATTGTTTTGGACAAATGTGTGATGACGGgaggtttttgtaaaataatttttttgaccACTACATGTGCACTGGGCGGTGCGAAGCGGCGAGGAGACGCTGATCGACGTAACACCGGCAAAGATCAGCCTCTGCTGGTCAGGGCGGAGGCCCTCTTTATCCTGGATCTTGGTAGTTTTTAtttgatggttttttttgttttaccagagtggcggaaacaggctctcatatttttgtttcagattattGACTCTATATTATATTTAGCAGAATTTTGTTGCACATCCAGAACTTCATTGTTATAAATTCCGTTTATGGCAAGCTgaacttttaaaacagaatgaaatatttatttgaggTTTGTAATATGTTCATTAACTTGGTTCCAAACTGATCAGAGGAAACTTTAAgcttcatttaaaatttatgaATTATAGTTTCAGTTCAACAGAACCGATTATGAGAGACTAAATCTGGTTCTCTTCTGGACCACCAGAACATTTTCTCTGGTCAGAAAATGAGGATGGGAATCTACATTTAGTAGCCAtaaactcaaaattattcatacctctggcaaatttagatttattttgtaggaaatgccagtttaaaataaaaataaataaataaagaattatctttttttggatgtgctgtggtggcgcagaggTTAAGCACAActcacataaggaggccttagtcctcgtcgtggctgtcgcaggttcgattcttcccccttctctcattacccactttcctgtcaattaactatcaaataaaagccactagagccaataaaacctttaaaaaaaaaaaaagaattacctATTTTTATTAGACAGAAGAAGGACCTtgtttataataataatgatgatgggGGAGGAGGAGACACTGAACTGCCTGTTCTTCATCATCTAGAAGCCGTGGAACCTGATGATCAAACATCGACATGTCCAGAGACGAGGACGGCGCTCACACACTGCAGTCAGGTGAGTGCAGCTGCACTGTGGTTCTGATGGGTCCAGTACTGACCCGGTCCAGTCTAATCCCGTCCCGTGTTCCACCTGTGAGCAGCTACACGGATCCCCAGGTGTCCATGGACCTACTGAGGGCCGTACTTCAGCCCAGCTTCAACGATGACATCATGGCGGTTTTCAGGAAGTACcagaaggtcagaggtcacaccGTAGGGTCAGGGCCACGTGTGGACAGGTGTGGTGTGTGACCAGGTGCGTCTGTGTTGCAGTTCTTTGAGAAGGCAGCGGAGAATGTGAAGGAGAACGTCGGCGAAGACGTCCAGACGGACCAGCTGATCCGGGAGGCCTGCAGGAATGTTCTGGAACATGtgaggtcacttcctgtttcctcccaTAGCAGCCTAGTCTACCTGCACTCACCTGGTTCTGTAATTTCATTACCAGGCCAAACAGCTGTTTCCAGAGGTGGAGGGCAAAAGAACGGGGTCAGAAGTCACGATGAAGGTACACGCCCTCtgactgaccaatcagagcaggcTGTGACCCAACTTGGTTCTGACCTGGTTCTGTTTGTCTTGCAGAGATCCAGAGCAGTTGATGAAGACTTTGTGATCAGAGGAAATCTTCTACCTAAGAAGGTAGCATGTTAGCCAGGTGTGACCTGAACATCTCCATGTTTGACGTTAGCTAGCTTGCTGGCTAGGCTATGTAAGCTGGgtagctaacagctagctaacATAACGTGTACTATGTTGGCGCCTAACATAGCCGTTTAGCTTTGTTAGGCCGCCATGTTAGCTTGTTAGCAGGTGCTTTTTTGCACCTGTTGTGGGTACGTGCTAATTTTTTGCCGGTTGGCTGATCGCCGAATCAGGTGAGGATGTTGACTGTTGCCTTCGTGTGATTGGTCCATCTCTGTCCTCAGAGGAAAAGTCGTCCAGGTCCCGTCGTCTCCTCAGACCGTCCTGCCAACTACCCTCTGTGAGTACCTGACCAGGTGACATCATCAGCCTCCAGGCAGACCGCAGCACCTTATTGGTTTGAATTTTTCTTCTCAGAGTGAAGCCGAAGGCGGAGCCTGTGAAGAGGGAGGGGCCAAAGGTGAGTCTGTTCTTAAACTCTGACAGGTGAGCTTCAAAGGTGTTCTGTTAGCTGAttactgccacctagtggtcaGACTGGAAGGAGGAGCCATCGCTAATGGAAATCACCTGTGAGGAAGttcacctgtgtgtgtgtgtgtgtgtgcgtttgtttctaataccttgtggggaccattttcctgacacatactacgtTATGAGGacacactgctccttgtggggaccgaagcctgggccccacaaggggaaacactgtttttgggtcaggggtcagatttaggactaaggtgtgaattgagttttggatagggttagggtaaggtttaggctgtagaaatgaatggaagtcaatggaaagtccccgcaaagatagctgcgcaaacgtgtgtgtgtgtgtgtgtttcagtgggATCCGTCCAGACTCAACGACAGCAGCACGTTCGTTCTTGGCTCCAGAGCCAACAAGTAAGCCAGCACCAATCAGAAACAGGCGTGATGTCATGAGATCAACTTTGATAAACTTTGTTGAGTagctgaacaggaagtgagttaTTGGctgctgtgatgtcatcacaGGGCGCTGGGGATGGGCGGAACCAGAGGGCGGATCTACATCAAACACGCTGACCTGTTCAAGGTGAGTCCGGCTTCCTGTCACATGACTTGTGAGTGCAGGCGTGCTGCTGACCTGTGGGGGGCGCTGTGTTTCAGTACGCCGCTGACGCCAAGGACAAGCAGTGGCTGGCAGAACGGCACCACATGAGGGCCACAGGGGGCAAGATGGTGAGAACTCTGGTACCACCAGAacattctggttctgttggcgGTTCTGCTGAACCTCTGGTCTCTGATTCTGACCCGTTTCTTTTCAGGCCTACCTTCTGATTGAGGAGGACATCCAGCATCTGTCCCACAGCGACGAGTACAGGTGAGGTCTGGTTCTGTTCTCCAGAACCGGCGGTGTGCGTTCAGATGAAACCTGAACAAACAGATTCAGGCTGAGTCAGCCGAACCGATCCACACTCCGGACCAGAACATTACAGCATCCTGActctctggttctgacccaccGCTCATtcaactggatcagaaccagactgggACAGTGGGAGGAGCCTgttcttcttctcctgttttGACCTCCTTCAGTTTCATGTTATCTATTTGATTTCCTTttgagatcaataaagtatttttgaatttgaattgattCATATTCCTTTCctgcaaaaaagaaattgaCTATTTTCTTagtttaattttcatatttcttgcttagtttattgttgagcaggaACAAAATTCTcaaatccttttaaaaaaacacaatggtttccatggtaacccGCATGTTTTCCAGGGACTGTCCGGACGTGCGGATGGACGAGCTGAAGCCTTTCGGCGTTCCTCCCTGGATGGTGGAGAAGATGCAGCGCGCCATGGAGGCTCAGAGGGACAACGACCCCTGAAGGTCACATGACCCCAAGGCTCTGATCATGTGACCccttcattattatttttattattggatgtttctagttttgttttgtgaaaaaacaaacaaataaagtctGTTTTGTAGACGATGTTTCTGCTGTCTCTCAGctgtgacatcacttcctgtgatCAGCTGACCTTTGGTTCTAGCAAACATGAAGCTCAACCAAACGCTCTAAGGACATGACGTCAGATCTTTATTAGAAAAAACACCCGGGAGGGAAAGGGGGCTGCAGTGAGGTCATCAGAGTGGGCGGGGTCACTCGATtccttcctgtttgtctttaatGGCGACCCGGAAGCGTTCCTCCAGCAGTGACAGCTCACTGATCAAGTCTGTGATGGCATTGGTGAAAGCTTCCTGGGGAGGACacgacatcacttcctgttagacatcacttcctgtcagcagGGAGGCATCTTAGCTGGCGTGGCATGCGAGTTACCTGGGGACTGTAGTCAGGTGTGGTCTGGACCCGGATGACGATCTTATGCTCCAAGGGGTGAGGAACTTTATAACCGGCGAAGAGAACCTGGGGATCCTTCAGCAGCTGactggaacacacacacacacacacacacacccctggtCACTGGAACAGCCTACCTGCTGGACCTCTGTTATGTTTGCATTCAGGTAACATCAGTGAATGAAAActgaggagcagcaaaagcaaaggaggtggattagtGGCTGATGATGTCATATGGAGCCGGTAGCATGTTAACATTGTTACACAGCAAtagttttcagtcagaggcctctttaAAGAcattgcaagactgactgctactggagatccttccacAGCATCACTGTTTGTTCTACAAAGACGATCTGAGTTATAATATTTAGTTTCCTGTTTGGAtaaatgaaggatttttttatttactgattccTGTTATTCATCAGCAGTAATCCCAATAACCTGGAGCATCATGTTTAAAGCTGTATGGCTTTAAtcaattttaacataaaatcgaTTTCACCACACATTCCAGATATCTGAAACTGGTTTATGACTAGACGTATTAGCGAATTAAGATATTTCTAATTATGTTTAGACTATATGAAATAcctattttaaatgtatttatttagatttaattacATTCTTACTAGtacaaaatgtcagttttaattCGAGATGTCTGCCATTAATTACTAAGTTAAACCACATTAATCTGAACATGATATCTGGAATAAACTTTTTCAGCTTtgatcattttcacatttaaatctaCATTGTTCTTGGTTCAGGGTCACTGCTGAACGTGTTCAGGACCCGGTTCATCCCAGGCAGTTCAGGATCAGGAAAGTTCTGTTCAGTGTGGTTCTGTTTGGACCGGTTTTGTCTGCTGTGTGGTTCTGTTTGGACCCGGTCTGCCGGTGTTGTGTGTGAGTTGGTCTCACGCTCGGATGATGTTGCCCAGCGTGTGGTCCTCCTTGTTCAGGGTGAACAAACAGGCGTTGGGAACCTTCGTGTCTTTGCTGATGCTGATCTTCTTCTCTCCctcaaacagcagaaatgacTCGAAAGCTGGAGGAGCGTTCATCTTTCCGTCCGAACCGAACCTGGATCAGAAGTACCGCTCCGAAACACTTCCGCTCAActgcttttcttcctcttctttagattttaccAAAAGCTCGTTGCGCTAGTGCCATCTACTGgattttactttattcattttcttcttatttttatggcggttggcaagcaacgtattaatgtgcattaccgccatctactggagTGGAGTGTGGACCGGGCTGCTACATGTACATTATCCcatcccccccccaaaaaacttctCTATAGCCTTTCTATCAATTTCGTCTTCTTAAGGTATTTAAGGTAAAGAACAAATTATTCAGAAGTATAAATTGTGTCCAAAATATCTtgtttatttaactgtaaattaTTGTCTTGTAATCTACATACTAATTCCCATCTCTCAACAGAATATTTGGAACagaacaagaaaacatgttttactgtctcttcttgaaaacaaaaattacattttctttcctcagaTTCTCTTAAAGGGTCAGTATTGTTCAAAGACCTAAGTCATTATTCAACTGAGCAACCACATTTACAAACTTGAGTTCCCAATTTCAACCTTTCAACGGTCAATATTAGGcccaaatatttttctgcaactaataaaaacatgttctgtCATTTCTGCAGCAATTACGATGTTTTCCTATCTCAAGAAGAGTGCCATTCATTTCTTATTCTGCTTATAATTATATCCTCCTTCCTATTTATTCCACCAATTCTTGTAACATCAACTGTATATTGTATTCCACATAATTGTCTTGCTTCTATTTCATTATCCACCTCATTTTCTATCATTTCTTTccaaacacattttccttcagatttagataactttatcaaaatctacatttttagCAGCGTCCATAGACAACCTGAATCCACattgtttctatatttttgtaatCTCATATGTATTACTTCCCTTTTCAACACTTAACGGACTATAATAAACCACTACATACTTATTCTAGTCTCCTCTAAAGCCAATAACGATGCACATAATTctactgtatatttaaaaaatgccgTTTTTTCCATCTTAGTCTTTGATTCAGAATTCACTACTAATACTCTACTGGCTTCAGTTTTTTGATCTTTTGAGCCACTTGTATCAATATGCAAATGAACATTATAATTATTCCCTTTATTTTGCTTAAATGCATCTTTCACTTGTGCATACATTATATCTTGTCTTTGCTTTTGATGTTCTGTTCTTTATtgtaaaacaagtttgttttgtataattttgttctttaatgatAAGAGTGTGAATAAACCTCAGCAGCTCTAATAAGAGGCAGATTTATTTAGTGTTTAATATCAAAGTAATTTAATATTCTGATATTTCagatcatattttgtttttttcaattcatCTATGAAAATGGACTTATTGACACtggaaaaccaaaataattagaatatttgttttctttcggAGTTTCTATTaaattttgaagattttttttaaactccttgTACGTGACGTCAAAATAAAAACGTAACT encodes:
- the LOC116709831 gene encoding deoxynucleotidyltransferase terminal-interacting protein 1-like — translated: MGAHRSEGGREWLEQVGAEHPDQNPKPWNLMIKHRHVQRRGRRSHTAVSYTDPQVSMDLLRAVLQPSFNDDIMAVFRKYQKFFEKAAENVKENVGEDVQTDQLIREACRNVLEHAKQLFPEVEGKRTGSEVTMKRSRAVDEDFVIRGNLLPKKRKSRPGPVVSSDRPANYPLVKPKAEPVKREGPKWDPSRLNDSSTFVLGSRANKALGMGGTRGRIYIKHADLFKYAADAKDKQWLAERHHMRATGGKMAYLLIEEDIQHLSHSDEYRDCPDVRMDELKPFGVPPWMVEKMQRAMEAQRDNDP
- the polr2j gene encoding DNA-directed RNA polymerase II subunit RPB11-a yields the protein MNAPPAFESFLLFEGEKKISISKDTKVPNACLFTLNKEDHTLGNIIRAQLLKDPQVLFAGYKVPHPLEHKIVIRVQTTPDYSPQEAFTNAITDLISELSLLEERFRVAIKDKQEGIE